A single region of the Anopheles funestus chromosome X, idAnoFuneDA-416_04, whole genome shotgun sequence genome encodes:
- the LOC125769239 gene encoding uncharacterized protein LOC125769239, with product MNDFLRLNREEFHHVLSLIGPKICRVDTTMRKAITTKQRLAIALRVLASGDSYESLSFMFRVSSPSVSRIVQEVCDHIIHELKEYVKLPSNKSEWLKISKGFEEQWNFPHVNGAIDGKHVPLKVPANSGSQFYNYKHNFSIVLLAIADSNYNFLFADVGCQGRISDGGVLANSPIYPKLERKELNIPDPEILQVPYKIEVPFYFLGDQAFAMKEYCLRPFGGMHAADSMERHFNYRHSRARRTVENAFGILARVFRVLAKPMDLEPRIAEKVVLAAICLHNFRRRHLLYNYSHTLLPRTTNQDNTCLNSEEYDDVSAPASMLPIPGVPIRPTRALQNMRKHLARHLMLNNPLPYHLPQPQRATQ from the exons ATGAACGATTTTCTGCGACTCAATCGGGAGGAGTTCCATCATGTTTTGTCTTTAATCGGTCCAAAAATATGCAGAGTAGATACAACAATGCGTAAAGCAATAACTACAAAGCAACGGCTTGCCATCGCGCTTCGCGTTTTGGCCTCTGGGGACTCATATGAATCGCTATCCTTTATGTTTAGG GTCTCAAGTCCATCTGTATCCCGGATCGTGCAGGAAGTTTGTGATCATATAATACACGAGCTAAAGGAATATGTGAAG CTGCCTTCCAATAAATCAGAATGGTTGAAGATTTCAAAGGGATTCGAAGAACAATGGAATTTCCCGCATGTCAATGGTGCCATCGACGGTAAACATGTCCCTTTAAAAGTACCAGCGAATTCCGGAAGCCAGTTTTACAATTACAAACACAATTTTAGTATTGTGTTGTTAGCAATAGCGGACTCAAATTACAACTTTCTTTTCGCTGACGTCGGTTGCCAGGGGAGAATATCGGATGGCGGTGTTTTAGCAAACAGTCCAATATACCCAAAACTGGAACGCAAGGAGTTAAATATTCCCGATCCGGAAATTCTACAAGTTCCCTATAAGATCGAAGTGCCATTCTACTTTCTAGGGGACCAAGCGTTTGCCATGAAAGAGTACTGTCTGCGGCCATTTGGAGGCATGCATGCTGCAGATTCAATGGAACGCCATTTCAACTATAGACATTCTCGAGCACGACGTACAGTAGAAAACGCATTCGGTATCTTAGCTCGAGTATTCCGGGTTTTAGCTAAGCCTATGGATTTGGAACCTcgaattgcagaaaaagttGTTCTTGCAGCTATATGTCTGCACAACTTTAGACGACGACACTTATTGTATAACTATTCACATACACTACTCCCACGCACTACAAATCAAGACAATACATGTCTAAACTCCGAAGAGTACGACGATGTATCAGCACCAGCTTCAATGCTGCCTATCCCTGGCGTTCCAATAAGACCGACCAGAGCATTGCAAAACATGCGAAAACATTTAGCACGGCACCTAATGTTAAATAATCCACTGCCCTATCATCTGCCGCAACCCCAGAGAGCTAcacaataa